The following proteins come from a genomic window of Papilio machaon chromosome 7, ilPapMach1.1, whole genome shotgun sequence:
- the LOC106719377 gene encoding embryonic polarity protein dorsal isoform X3 produces the protein MPTMPAHGHPTALAPAAAPTVRIVEQPASKALRFRYECEGRSAGSIPGVNSTSERKTYPTIEISGCSGNAIVVVSCVTKDHPYKPHPHNLVGRERCERGVCTVKAELSGDSTLVSFSNLGIQCVKRKDVDAALRTREELRVDPFKTGFSHRAQPQSIDLNAVRLCFQVFVTGERGKVRLALAPVVSDVIYDKKAMSDLHIARVSHCTGPAGGRMTMILLCEKVTGQDTAVVFFEKENEEVVWEAAATNVHVHKQAAIAFDIPPYRDPAPRDNVKVYLQLKRVTDNARSNAVNFEYIAPPDIVNSKRKKPLSPFAQNITFKMDVGGQIKTEPRESPSYVRSPPQHAYPLYDQWGMEMPQQLGMAGPSQGAQYQAQGMNWMDQNYLQPGQQLQPHSPGMQSPLSPAMSHHQLAMGHVSPGMGQMSPAMGHVSPGMGHVSPGMGHVSPGMGHVSPGMGHVSPGMGHMSPAMGHVSPGMGHVSPQLNHGQGQYVQNMGQQTLIQELEATSTSTPSLSKLLEVQGQAEGEEMRLSSDLSFPMCGADLSDSLRDLSTKDLLNNAEWPPQGGG, from the exons ATGCCCACCATGCCCGCGCACGGACACCCCACCGCGctcgcgcccgccgccgcgcccaCCGTGCGCATCGTCGAACAGCCCGCCAGCAAGGCACTCAG GTTTCGTTACGAATGCGAGGGTCGGTCAGCGGGTTCGATCCCCGGCGTGAACAGCACGAGCGAGCGCAAGACGTACCCCACTATCGAGATCTCCGGCTGCAGCGGGAACGCCATTGTCGTCGTCTCCTGCGTCACCAAGGACCATCCATACAA ACCGCACCCTCACAACCTGGTGGGTCGTGAGCGGTGCGAGCGCGGCGTGTGCACGGTGAAGGCGGAGCTGAGCGGCGACAGCACGCTGGTCTCCTTCAGCAACCTCGGCATTCAGTGCGTCAAGCGCAAGGACGTCGACGCCGCGCTGCGCACGAGAGAGGAGCTGCGCGTCGACCCATTCAAAA CGGGGTTCAGCCACCGCGCGCAGCCGCAGAGCATCGACCTGAACGCGGTGCGGCTGTGCTTCCAAGTGTTCGTGACGGGAGAGCGCGGCAAAGTGCGCCTCGCGCTCGCACCCGTCGTCTCCGACGTCATCTACGACAAGAAGGCCATGAGCGACCTCCACATCGCCCGCGTCTCGCACTGCACGGGACCCGCCGGCGGCCGCATGACCATGATACTGCTCTGCGAGAAG GTGACGGGACAGGACACGGCCGTGGTGTTCTTCGAGAAGGAGAACGAGGAGGTGGTGTGGGAGGCGGCGGCCACCAACGTGCACGTGCACAAGCAGGCCGCCATCGCCTTCGACATACCCCCCTACCGCGACCCCGCGCCCCGCGACAACGTCAAG GTGTACCTGCAGCTGAAGCGGGTGACGGACAACGCGCGCAGCAACGCCGTCAACTTCGAGTACATCGCGCCCCCAG aTATAGTAAACTCTAAGCGAAAGAAGCCATTGTCTCCATTCGCACAGAATA tTACCTTCAAAATGGACGTCGGTGGACAGATCAAGACAGAGCCACGAG AGTCTCCGAGTTATGTCCGCAGTCCTCCGCAACACGCCTACCCTCTCTACGATCAG TGGGGTATGGAGATGCCGCAGCAGCTGGGCATGGCGGGGCCGAGCCAGGGCGCGCAGTACCAAGCCCAGGGCATGAACTGGATGGACCAGAACTACCTGCAGCCCGGCCAGCAGCTGCAGCCGCACTCGCCCGGCATGCAGTCCCCGCTCTCCCCGGCCATGTCCCACCACCAGCTCGCCATGGGACACGTCTCTCCGGGAATGGGCCAGATGTCTCCCGCCATGGGACACGTTTCGCCCGGAATGGGACACGTTTCACCAGGAATGGGACACGTTTCGCCCGGAATGGGACACGTTTCACCAGGAATGGGACACGTTTCGCCCGGGATGGGACACATGTCCCCCGCTATGGGGCACGTCTCCCCGGGAATGGGCCATGTGTCCCCTCAGCTGAATCACGGCCAGGGGCAGTACGTACAGAACATGGGTCAGCAGACTTTGATacaa GAGTTAGAGGCGACGTCGACGAGTACGCCGTCGCTGTCGAAGCTGCTGGAGGTGCAGGGTCAGGCGGAGGGCGAGGAGATGCGGCTCAGCTCTGACCTCTCGTTCCCCATGTGCGGAGCGGACCTCAGCGACAGTCTGCGCGACCTCTCCACCAAGGACCTGCTCAACAACGCCGAGTGGCCGCCGCAAGGGGGCGGGTAA
- the LOC106719377 gene encoding embryonic polarity protein dorsal isoform X2: MPTMPAHGHPTALAPAAAPTVRIVEQPASKALRFRYECEGRSAGSIPGVNSTSERKTYPTIEISGCSGNAIVVVSCVTKDHPYKPHPHNLVGRERCERGVCTVKAELSGDSTLVSFSNLGIQCVKRKDVDAALRTREELRVDPFKTGFSHRAQPQSIDLNAVRLCFQVFVTGERGKVRLALAPVVSDVIYDKKAMSDLHIARVSHCTGPAGGRMTMILLCEKVTGQDTAVVFFEKENEEVVWEAAATNVHVHKQAAIAFDIPPYRDPAPRDNVKVYLQLKRVTDNARSNAVNFEYIAPPDIVNSKRKKPLSPFAQNITFKMDVGGQIKTEPRESPSYVRSPPQHAYPLYDQQWGMEMPQQLGMAGPSQGAQYQAQGMNWMDQNYLQPGQQLQPHSPGMQSPLSPAMSHHQLAMGHVSPGMGQMSPAMGHVSPGMGHVSPGMGHVSPGMGHVSPGMGHVSPGMGHMSPAMGHVSPGMGHVSPQLNHGQGQYVQNMGQQTLIQELEATSTSTPSLSKLLEVQGQAEGEEMRLSSDLSFPMCGADLSDSLRDLSTKDLLNNAEWPPQGGG; encoded by the exons ATGCCCACCATGCCCGCGCACGGACACCCCACCGCGctcgcgcccgccgccgcgcccaCCGTGCGCATCGTCGAACAGCCCGCCAGCAAGGCACTCAG GTTTCGTTACGAATGCGAGGGTCGGTCAGCGGGTTCGATCCCCGGCGTGAACAGCACGAGCGAGCGCAAGACGTACCCCACTATCGAGATCTCCGGCTGCAGCGGGAACGCCATTGTCGTCGTCTCCTGCGTCACCAAGGACCATCCATACAA ACCGCACCCTCACAACCTGGTGGGTCGTGAGCGGTGCGAGCGCGGCGTGTGCACGGTGAAGGCGGAGCTGAGCGGCGACAGCACGCTGGTCTCCTTCAGCAACCTCGGCATTCAGTGCGTCAAGCGCAAGGACGTCGACGCCGCGCTGCGCACGAGAGAGGAGCTGCGCGTCGACCCATTCAAAA CGGGGTTCAGCCACCGCGCGCAGCCGCAGAGCATCGACCTGAACGCGGTGCGGCTGTGCTTCCAAGTGTTCGTGACGGGAGAGCGCGGCAAAGTGCGCCTCGCGCTCGCACCCGTCGTCTCCGACGTCATCTACGACAAGAAGGCCATGAGCGACCTCCACATCGCCCGCGTCTCGCACTGCACGGGACCCGCCGGCGGCCGCATGACCATGATACTGCTCTGCGAGAAG GTGACGGGACAGGACACGGCCGTGGTGTTCTTCGAGAAGGAGAACGAGGAGGTGGTGTGGGAGGCGGCGGCCACCAACGTGCACGTGCACAAGCAGGCCGCCATCGCCTTCGACATACCCCCCTACCGCGACCCCGCGCCCCGCGACAACGTCAAG GTGTACCTGCAGCTGAAGCGGGTGACGGACAACGCGCGCAGCAACGCCGTCAACTTCGAGTACATCGCGCCCCCAG aTATAGTAAACTCTAAGCGAAAGAAGCCATTGTCTCCATTCGCACAGAATA tTACCTTCAAAATGGACGTCGGTGGACAGATCAAGACAGAGCCACGAG AGTCTCCGAGTTATGTCCGCAGTCCTCCGCAACACGCCTACCCTCTCTACGATCAG CAGTGGGGTATGGAGATGCCGCAGCAGCTGGGCATGGCGGGGCCGAGCCAGGGCGCGCAGTACCAAGCCCAGGGCATGAACTGGATGGACCAGAACTACCTGCAGCCCGGCCAGCAGCTGCAGCCGCACTCGCCCGGCATGCAGTCCCCGCTCTCCCCGGCCATGTCCCACCACCAGCTCGCCATGGGACACGTCTCTCCGGGAATGGGCCAGATGTCTCCCGCCATGGGACACGTTTCGCCCGGAATGGGACACGTTTCACCAGGAATGGGACACGTTTCGCCCGGAATGGGACACGTTTCACCAGGAATGGGACACGTTTCGCCCGGGATGGGACACATGTCCCCCGCTATGGGGCACGTCTCCCCGGGAATGGGCCATGTGTCCCCTCAGCTGAATCACGGCCAGGGGCAGTACGTACAGAACATGGGTCAGCAGACTTTGATacaa GAGTTAGAGGCGACGTCGACGAGTACGCCGTCGCTGTCGAAGCTGCTGGAGGTGCAGGGTCAGGCGGAGGGCGAGGAGATGCGGCTCAGCTCTGACCTCTCGTTCCCCATGTGCGGAGCGGACCTCAGCGACAGTCTGCGCGACCTCTCCACCAAGGACCTGCTCAACAACGCCGAGTGGCCGCCGCAAGGGGGCGGGTAA
- the LOC106719377 gene encoding embryonic polarity protein dorsal isoform X1, which yields MPTMPAHGHPTALAPAAAPTVRIVEQPASKALRFRYECEGRSAGSIPGVNSTSERKTYPTIEISGCSGNAIVVVSCVTKDHPYKPHPHNLVGRERCERGVCTVKAELSGDSTLVSFSNLGIQCVKRKDVDAALRTREELRVDPFKTGFSHRAQPQSIDLNAVRLCFQVFVTGERGKVRLALAPVVSDVIYDKKAMSDLHIARVSHCTGPAGGRMTMILLCEKVTGQDTAVVFFEKENEEVVWEAAATNVHVHKQAAIAFDIPPYRDPAPRDNVKVYLQLKRVTDNARSNAVNFEYIAPPGTARKPLPDLAPYAALLRHKSDTNNNRPPPPPPLAHDTHALHHTDTTDNTDTDLDPVSSTSGDVDPQPDPQHNDHSAVNGDIADVVDSPEKSLDDLLDQVAELDEIYSENRTRLETAGTGTARDADTDLEDFDDAGTYTSLQLAFRNPLPIAEPPAPEPDPPPYEDVHVQTYRGPIIEFTTLKRDTDDERAPPLPPKRVRKTADSLRASQTSVDSILRPGRRLPLAPPAPAAPPARLTVAHSEPALPPAPKKRSFLSRLFRRKEKSPAPSVKSAAEGGRGKPAGRSVSSVSGQRPARFRSATSHHSLRDNASAGGLSYADSVTHISLHADPDEVSQSSLRRSGPLPPADGTILVAESVLALDASAFRKLRDDLDLTDAEHYALYMAVAPHATASEFDDTSCYYSPVDISSSSNLHN from the exons ATGCCCACCATGCCCGCGCACGGACACCCCACCGCGctcgcgcccgccgccgcgcccaCCGTGCGCATCGTCGAACAGCCCGCCAGCAAGGCACTCAG GTTTCGTTACGAATGCGAGGGTCGGTCAGCGGGTTCGATCCCCGGCGTGAACAGCACGAGCGAGCGCAAGACGTACCCCACTATCGAGATCTCCGGCTGCAGCGGGAACGCCATTGTCGTCGTCTCCTGCGTCACCAAGGACCATCCATACAA ACCGCACCCTCACAACCTGGTGGGTCGTGAGCGGTGCGAGCGCGGCGTGTGCACGGTGAAGGCGGAGCTGAGCGGCGACAGCACGCTGGTCTCCTTCAGCAACCTCGGCATTCAGTGCGTCAAGCGCAAGGACGTCGACGCCGCGCTGCGCACGAGAGAGGAGCTGCGCGTCGACCCATTCAAAA CGGGGTTCAGCCACCGCGCGCAGCCGCAGAGCATCGACCTGAACGCGGTGCGGCTGTGCTTCCAAGTGTTCGTGACGGGAGAGCGCGGCAAAGTGCGCCTCGCGCTCGCACCCGTCGTCTCCGACGTCATCTACGACAAGAAGGCCATGAGCGACCTCCACATCGCCCGCGTCTCGCACTGCACGGGACCCGCCGGCGGCCGCATGACCATGATACTGCTCTGCGAGAAG GTGACGGGACAGGACACGGCCGTGGTGTTCTTCGAGAAGGAGAACGAGGAGGTGGTGTGGGAGGCGGCGGCCACCAACGTGCACGTGCACAAGCAGGCCGCCATCGCCTTCGACATACCCCCCTACCGCGACCCCGCGCCCCGCGACAACGTCAAG GTGTACCTGCAGCTGAAGCGGGTGACGGACAACGCGCGCAGCAACGCCGTCAACTTCGAGTACATCGCGCCCCCAGGTACTGCGCGCAAGCCTCTCCCCGACCTCGCCCCCTACGCCGCACTGCTGCGTCACAAGTCCGACACCAACAACAACCGCCCCCCACCCCCACCCCCACTCGCACACGACACACACGCGCTACACCACACCGACACCACCGACAACACCGACACCGACCTCGACCCCGTCAGCTCCACCAGCGGCGACGTCGACCCCCAGCCCGACCCCCAACACAACGACCACTCCGCCGTGAACGGTGACATCGCCGATGTGGTCGACTCCCCCGAGAAGAGCCTCGACGACCTGCTGGACCAGGTGGCCGAGCTCGACGAGATATACTCCGAGAACAGAACGAGGCTCGAGACTGCCGGCACCGGCACCGCGCGAGACGCCGACACCGACCTCGAGGACTTCGATGACGCCGGCACCTACACCAGTCTTCAGCTCGCCTTCCGCAACCCCCTGCCCATCGCCGAGCCCCCCGCGCCCGAGCCCGACCCCCCGCCCTACGAGGACGTGCACGTGCAGACCTACCGCGGCCCCATCATAGAGTTCACGACCCTCAAGCGCGACACCGACGACGAGCGCGCGCCGCCGCTGCCCCCCAAGCGCGTGCGCAAGACCGCAGACTCCCTGCGCGCCAGTCAGACCTCCGTCGACAGCATCCTACGACCCGGCCGTCGGCTGCCCCtcgcgccccccgcacccgccGCACCCCCAGCCCGGCTAACGGTGGCGCACAGCGAGCCCGCGCTGCCCCCCGCGCCCAAGAAGCGCTCCTTCCTGTCGCGTCTGTTCCGGCGCAAGGAGAAGTCGCCCGCCCCCAGCGTGAAGTCCGCGGCGGAGGGGGGGCGCGGCAAGCCGGCCGGCCGCTCCGTCAGCAGCGTGTCGGGGCAGCGCCCGGCGCGCTTCCGCTCGGCCACGTCACACCACTCGCTGAGGGACAACGCGTCCGCCGGCGGGCTGAGCTACGCCGACAGCGTGACGCACATCTCGCTGCACGCGGACCCCGACGAGGTGTCGCAGAGCTCGCTGCGGCGCTCGGGGCCGCTCCCCCCCGCGGACGGCACCATCCTGGTGGCGGAGAGCGTGCTGGCGCTCGACGCCTCCGCCTTCCGCAAGCTGCGCGACGACCTCGACCTGACGGACGCGGAGCACTACGCGCTGTACATGGCCGTCGCCCCACACGCCACCGCATCCGAGTTCGACGACACCAGCTGCTACTACTCCCCGGTCGATATCTCCTCCTCCTCCAACTTGCACAACTAG
- the LOC123721153 gene encoding uncharacterized protein LOC123721153, with protein sequence MDRFDIKTATSLIPVMDNTEETIEKIIDGIEMYDECLVDNTQKKLLISFVLKTRLTKTAKLKLKSEYNDVNTLVRDIKNSLLTKKSATALLNQLNSLSQNNMSIHEYGDKLSELFVGLTIAQSDGNPKSCEILRPINEKLAIKRFADGLRNRRLSTIISARDYSELKDAVRAAEDEELGQPSSPNNIFNAQRKGNQVPYNRFSHRGRGGRMQRGSYTHRGWNHNSINNNTKGTYINNNYNRGHYYHRPTRGFRNNFSSNRFRGSRSNDNRNQRNMYQAQIESPTEHETTKLNQFFRS encoded by the coding sequence atggatagatttgatataaagacGGCAACTTCTTTGATCCCCGTCATGGACAATACGGAGGAaactattgaaaaaattattgatggaATTGAAATGTACGATGAATGTCTAGTAGATAATACacagaaaaaattattaatttcttttgtgtTAAAAACAAGATTAACTAAAActgctaaattaaaattaaaaagcgaATATAATGACGTAAACACTTTAGTACGAGATATTAAGAATTCTCTATTGACTAAAAAATCAGCAACTGCTCTACTTAACCAATTGAATAGTTTATCTCAGAATAATATGTCAATTCATGAATACGGAGATAAATTGTCAGAGTTATTTGTAGGCCTTACTATCGCACAGAGCGACGGAAATCCAAAGTCGTGTGAGATATTGAGACctataaatgaaaaacttgCAATTAAAAGGTTTGCAGATGGTTTACGCAACAGGCGGCTAAGTACAATTATATCTGCTCGAGACTACTCTGAGCTGAAGGATGCAGTGCGTGCTGCTGAAGATGAGGAACTTGGACAGCCTTCGTCTCCTAACAACATATTCAATGCACAAAGAAAAGGTAACCAAGTCCCCTACAACAGGTTTTCTCATAGAGGTAGAGGCGGCCGAATGCAAAGAGGAAGTTATACACATCGCGGATGGAACCATAACAGTATCAACAATAACACGAAAGGTacgtacataaataataattataaccgTGGTCATTATTATCACCGACCGACAAGAGGTTTTCGTAACAATTTTAGTTCAAATCGATTTCGTGGTAGCCGTAGTAATGATAATCGAAATCAGCGTAATATGTATCAGGCACAAATCGAAAGTCCGACAGAACATGAAACTACTAAATTAAATCAGTTTTTTCGGTcctaa